The DNA segment AATGGCGAATCGATATACAGGCCAAATGGGGCACGGGCGAATCTCGCCTTGCGATCGCCCCTATCTAATCTAATCCATCATCACAAGAAATGCTTAGGGGGGCCGGCTTTGACGAAATCTAGATGCCTCAGACCGACTGGTTCTGGGCCTGCCGACGAATTAGGCTAGAGCATTGTCAAAATGGATTTCAAAGTGCCCAATTTCGCAGTTTGACCCAAAGTACAATCTTGGCAAAGCAGTAGACCTGCCCTTCCTAACCTGCCCCTCCTTTTTAGTCTGATGAGCGAGAAATGAAGCGATATCCTGAATCCCTCCTCGGAATGATTGTTTTTGTCTGCACGACAGCCTTGGTTGCCGCCTCCACGTCTGCAGAAGATCCGCCGAAACTATTCCCGGATGCCGGCTTAGAGGCGGCTGTTCGAGCCGAAGTCTTCGAGAAGCGGTACAACACGGAACCTTTGACCAAAGCGGATGTTGAAAAAATATCGCAGGTCGTTGGACGTGGAAAAAAGATTAAAAATTTGGAAGGATTGCAGCATTGTCCCGCCGTCATGCTGATCGATCTGAAAGACAATGAAATCGTAGACCTGAAACCACTTGCGGAACTGAAACGGTTGCAGTCGGTGACGCTGGCAGGAAATAAAATCAAAGACATCCAGCCCCTGAAAGGTCTGACTGCGATGCAGTTGTTGGATTTGTCCGGCAATGAAGTAAGCGATCTGGCTCCTCTGGAAGCGATGTCCAATCTGCGGACCTTGTATGTGGCCAACAACAAACTGGAAACAGTTCAGCCGATCGCAAAACTGACTAAGATTTGGTCGCTGGACGCGTCGGGCAACAAACTGACGGACCTCTCCCCTGTCGCCGATCTGAAATGGTTGACCACTTTGGATGTGCGAAACAATCAGATCAAGCAGTTGGACCCGATCGCGAATCTGCCCGCACTAAAATATCTGCTGATCAGCAAAAACAAGATCGAAGACTTGGCACCCCTGGTCAAAATGTGCGAAGCCGACGCCAAGACCGCAAAACGTTTTGCTCCCTACCTAAATGTATACGTAGGGGAAAACCCGCTAAACGAAGAGGGGAAAGCCAAAGCCTTCGAAGCCCTCAAGGCGGCAGGTGTGAAAGTGGTTGAAAAGTAAAGAACAACGGTTGTTCGCCGAGAAACAAACTTGCATTGATCTCAACGCTGTAGATAAAGCGTTGAGATCATTTTTTTTGAGTGCTACCAGGGCAAAATCCCAAACCGCTGCGTCAGCGAGGGATTGAGGCCTGCTTTTTCTATCCCTCGCTGACGCTGCGACTTGGGATGTTTTGGCCCTGCCGCACAGTCGCAATCCGCGTCAGCGATTGCTTCCTGTTCAGTGCTTCTCTCGAAGCGAACGTCAATTCGCAATGCCCACGATGAACGATCTGATTATCCTTTAGTGGATTCGTGGCGCATGTTCTACAATGGCGTCGTCAATCCGCTTTGTCTCATCGGGCCCTTTTTCTAACTTGGACGATTACGCAATGATAGTGAGAACCTGCCTGCCGTTTTGCCTGCTGTTTGCGGCCTTTCTCCCGCTTGCTTTTGCGGTCGATCCGCTCCCTTCGTGGAACGATGGTCCGAACAAAAAAGCGATCATCGATTTTGTTGAAAAGGTGACCAAGGCGGGGACCCCTGATTTTGTTCCGGTCGAGGAGCGGATTTCCGTCTTCGATAATGATGGGACTTTGTGGTGTGAGAACCCACTCCCCTTTCAAGCGATCTTTGCTGCGGATGAACTGAAGACGTTGCTGCCCGATCATCCGGAATGGCGCGAGGATCCTTCGGTGAAGGCATTCCTTAAATCGGATATCGCTGCCCTGTCGGCCAATCATTACAAAGGGCTTCTGGAAATTATTGCCCTGACTCATGCGGGCATCACGCCGGATGAATTCACCGCTCGAGTGAAACAATGGTTGGCGACTGCCAAACATCCTCGATTTGACCGTCCTTTTACGGAATGTGTTTACCAGCCGATGCTGGAACTGCTCAGCTACCTTCGCGCCAATGACTTCCAGACCTGGATTGTTTCCGGAGGCGGAGTCGATTTTATGCGAGTCTTTGCCGAAGGAACGTATGGGATTCCGCCCGAACAGATCATTGGCTCGTATAGCTTGGTGCGATTTGAAATGAAGGATGGCAAGCCGGTCCTAACGAAGACCGTCGATTCCCTCTTCATTGATGACAAAGGAGGCAAGCCCGTTGGTATCCATACCTTCCTGGGGCGACGCCCGATCGCGGCGTTTGGTAATTCAAATGGAGACCAGGCGATGATCGAATACACCACGATCGATAACCCTAGGCCAAGCTTTGGCTTGATCGTCCATCACACCGACGCGGAACGTGAGTATGCTTATGATGCGAATCCCAAAAGCACGGGCAAGCTGACGACCGCCCTCGAAGTGGCTCCTAAGTATGGCTGGACCGTGGTCGATATGAAGAACGACTGGAAGACGATCCTGCCATAGATCCCATTCGGAGCCAGTAAGGAGATGGTTTTCTGTGGCGGGTGTTCCGCACAGCCATGGCGAACTAGCTCATGATCGCGCTGATGGGGCTGGCCGGTTCGACTCCGGTCAGTTTTTGGTCCAGGCCCTTAAAGGGAAAAATGAATCGATCGTGATCGATTCCCATCAGGTTCAAAATGGTCGCGTTTAGGTCGCGGATGTGGACACCGTCGCGAACGATGTTGTAACTGAAGTCGTCGGTTTCACCGTGCACGAAGCCCTGCTTGATCCCGGCTCCGGCCAGCCAAATGGTAAAACACTTTGGATGGTGATCGCGGCCGTAATTTGTTTTAGTCAATTTTCCCTGACAGTAGATCGTGCGGCCAAATTCTCCGCCCCAAACGACTAGCGTTTCATCCAACATGCCACGCTGTTTCAGGTCGGTTAACAGGCCTGCGGATGGTTGGTCGACGTCTCGGCATTGTTTAGGTAAATCGCCTGTGAGGTTTCCGTGTTGGTCCCAACCGCGATGGAAGATTTGAGTGAACCTTACGCCGCGCTCTGCCATCCTGCGAGACATCAGGCAGCAGTTGGCAAAGGAACCCGGTTTGGTGACGTCGGGACCGTATAGGTCCAGCACATGTTGAGGTTCGTCGGAGATGTTGTTTAGGTCGGGGACGCTGGTCTGCATCCGGTAGGCCATCTCGTACTGGGCGATCCGAGCGTTCGTTTCCGGGTCGGCCAAGCGAGCGTATTCGGCTTCGTTTAGACGCCCGAGTGAATCGAGCATTCGGCGGCGAATTTTAGGACTGATACCATCGGGATTCGATAAGTACAGCACGGGATCGCCGGAACTGCGGAGCGCGACACCTTGGTACTTGCTAGGCAAGAAACCATTTCCCCACAAACGGTTGTACAGCGCCTGAGCTTGCTGGCGTCCGGACCAGCTGGCGGTCATGACTAAAAATGCGGGAAGGTTTTCGTTTTCGGTTCCCAGCCCGTAGCTCAGCCAAGATCCCAGGCTAGCCTTGCCGGGTAACTGGTCGCCGGTGCAGATGTAGGTGATTGCTGGGTCGTGATTGATCGCTTCGGTATGCATCGAATGGACGAGCGAAATTTCGTCGACTTTGGTTGCCATGTGCGGAAGCAACTCGCTGACCATTGTCCCGTCTTTGCCGTGAGGTGCGAACTTATAGACGCTGGGGGCAATCGGGAACCGCGACTGGCCGCTGGTCATGGTTGTCAGCCGCTGGCCTTGGCGGATCGATTCGGGCAGGTCTTTGTCATACCAATCGGCCATCGCCGGTTTCGGATCCCACATGTCCATTTGGCTTGGTGCGCCTGACATGAACAGGTAGATCGCTCGCTTCGCTTTTGGTTCATGGTGCGGCAGCGTCGGAAGCCCACCGACAGCTTGTGAACCGGCCGCAGGACGTTGTTCTAGCGAAGCCAGCGCAGCGGCCCCTAGGCCCGCGGAGGTTTGCGAAAAGAAATGACGACGTGTCTGTGGAGTCATGGTGATCAACTGGGCTATTTGGTGATAACTTCGTCTAAATTCAGAAGTGTATTAACCAGCACGGTCCAAGCCGCTAACGAAGCGTTCTCGGATTCAACCAAAGCTTTGGCCGCGGCGGGATCCGCTTCGTAGCTGGCGTTTAGATCGCCTAGGAGTGTCAGTAGTTCTTTCTGTTCGGCATCGGACGGAGACCTCGCAACAATGGTTTGGAAGATGGTTTCCAGTCGTTCCGGATCGGTCCCTTCGCTTTCGTTGGCGCGACTTGCCAGACGTTTGGCGGCGGTCATGTATTGTGGTTCGTTCAATAATAACAATGCCTGTAAAGGCGTATTGGTCCGTTCGCGACGTGCTGTACACGATTCGCGACTAGGGGCATCAAACGTCGATAACTGAGGCGGCGGGCTGGTCCGTTTCCAGAACGTGTACAGGCTCCGGCGGTAGATCTTGCTGCCGGTATCCGCGGTGAAGCGGACCGTGTTGCTGCCCGAATAACCAACCGCAAACCACAGCCCATCGGGCTGCGGCGGTTTCACGCTGGGGCCGCCCATTTCTTCGATCAGCAATCCGCTGACCGCTAACGCTTGATCGCGAAGCATTTCTGCATCCAGGCGAAAGCGTGGGCCTCTAGCTAATAATCGATTGGTCGGATCCTTAGCCAAGATTTCCGGCGTCACTTGGCTGCTGCGGCGATAGGTGTCGGACATTACGATTTGTTTCATCATCCGTTTGACATCCCAGCCGGATGCCTGGAAATCGACAGCCAGATGATCCAATAGTTTTGGATGGCTAGGGACGTCCCCTTGGGCGCCAAAGTCTTCGCTCGTTTTGACAATGCCGGTTCCGAAAACCTGTTGCCAGAAACGGTTCACGATGACTCGGGAAGTCAGCGGGTGGGAAGGCGCGAACAGCCACTGCGCCAGTCCCAGGCGATTGTTGGGTGCGGATTCAGGAAGCGGTGGGAGGAATTCGGGGACTCGCCGCGTCACCTCTTCGCCGGGGGAATCGTACAACCCACGCAGCATGATGTTCGCTTTCCGCGGTTCTTCCGTTTCTTTCCAGACCAATGTGATCGGGATCGCTTTGTTGATCTCTTCCAGGCGTTTGACAAGGCCCGCTTGTTCGTCTTTTAACGCTAACCAGTCGGGATGCAAGCAGAACGCTTGGCGGTAGTAACTTCGCAGTCCCTCGGTTTGGGCGACGGTTCTTTGCTCCGCTGGGATCTTGGCGGTTGCCAGGATTTGCGGAGGGGTCACAACGGCAGGAGAGCGAAGGGCCGCAGAGAAGCCAGCGTTTCCGGAGTGATTAACGATTTTCAGGTAAAGCGAATTCTCCCCTTTCTTTAAATCCAGTTTGTATTCGGATTCAAGCGCGACCAGCGGGCGTTCGCCGCGGACTTCCGCTAGACGGGTTCCGTTCAGCCAGACTTGAACTCCGTCACCGGTTCCTAGCAATAGCGTCGCTTGCTGGTCGGTCGGGGCGGTGATCGAACGATGAAGCAAGATTACCGACGGTTGGTCGACCGCCGCAGGAAGGTCACTGGAGATCGTGTCATTAAACTGAGGGTGCGACTGCCAAGGGAAGTCCTGGTCGCGATAGCGAACCGCGGTTTCAGCGGTCGGCGGCGTTTTGTAATCGACGGCTCCGATTTGTCGGGGGTAGGCATGGCTGGGCGATTCCACGGGAAAAGGTCCTGCGAGTTGCCAGTCGGATTGCTGCAGACGTTTGCCCTCGGTTGCCTGCGGGATTTGGTCACTGACGGACAGTCGAATTTGGCCAAACAGATGTTCGCTGAACTGCGATTCAAATTTCAAGCGGACCCGCAGACGTGCTTCACCACCTTCGGATAGCAGCCCCCGCGTGGCGAACCATGCGACTCGAGGTCCCGGTTTTTGGTGTCCTCCGATAGCCCAGCCTTCGGCTTTTTCGATTTTCCCGTCGTACGCGAAGCGGAGCGCGAATTTACCGTCTGGCTGTTCGAAATCGGCTTCACCGTAGGCGAATTTAACGGGCAGCCAGTCGTTGCCGGTCGCTTCGCTTTTCGTTTCGATTTCAATTTCTGAAAGGACAGCATTCCCGTTGGAAGCCAATCCCGCCAACGCTTCGGGGGTGTCGGTGGGAACTTCCAGGCGGACCAAGCGAAGCCCTTCCTGGGCGGGCAGGACCGATTCCAATGTGATCGTTGCGGTGGCTGGCGTTTTGCCACCTAGCTTGATGATTCCGGTATCGGTTTGCTCCAGTTCCAGCGTCGAATCTTTTCCGGCGTCCAGTTTATCCGGATGCAGGATTTGCCACTGAACGTCCTTGTTTTCGACCAGTTGTGCTTCCCAACGCGCCTGTTCGGAATCGACCGTATCGATCGGCTGGCGAGCCTCCAAGGCGAGCGCTGCCAACGCGGCGTTGACCTGTTCGATTTGTTCGATGTCGGCGGGCTGCGGGACCGGCAGGTTGGGTGGATGGTCTTTGACGTTTCCATCAAGCGCGCGTCCATCCAAACTATTGAAGAACGCGTACAGCGAGTAATAATCTCGCTGAGTAATCGGATCGAATTTATGATCGTGACAGGTGGAGCACTGAGTCGTTAAACCCAAGAAGACCGTTCCAAAAGCATCCACACGATCGACAACATTGCGGAAGAAGACTTCGTCATAAATCGACCCTCCCTCGCTGGTTGTCACGTTCAGGCGGTTGTAGCCGCTGGCGATTTTCTGGTCGAGCGTTGCATTTGGCAGCAGGTCGCCCGCTAACTGTTCGATCCCAAATTGGTCAAACGGCATGTTGTCGTTAAACGCCCGGATCACCCAGTCGCGATACGGCCACATTTCGCGGTAGTTGTCCAGGTGCAGGCCATGCGTGTCTCCGTATCGCGTCAGGTCCAGCCAGAACCGAGCCATATGTTCGCCGTACTGAGGCGAAGCGAGCAATCGGTCGACCGCTTTTTCGTAGGCTTCGGGGGAGGTGTCCGCCAAGAACTGGGAGGTTTGTTCTGGAGTCGGAGGCAGCCCGGTGAGATCAAACGTTAACCGTCGGAAGAGCCGTCGAGGATCTTCCGGGCCGTTGAGTACAAGGCCTGCCGCTTCGGCTCGCTTGGCGATCAGGTAATCGATCGCGGAGCTCCCTTGAGTCGCAGCAATCGGGTCTGCCTGAGGCGGCGCAAAGGACCAATGCGCCCGGTACTCGGCCCCCTCTTCGATCCAAAGTTTCAGCTTCGCCTGTTGATCTTCGGTCAGCGGTTTGTGGAAACTTGACGGAGGCATTTGAGCCTCTTCGTCGTCGCTGCTGACGCGTGCCCAAAGTTCGCTGTCATCAATGTCCGAGCGACTGACCACTTCAAACAGCCCTTCCTCGGTATCCAGGCGAAGACCGGAATCCCGTTTTTCCTCATCGGGGCCATGGCATGCGAAGCAATGGTTGGAAAGGATCGGGCGGATGTCTTGGTTGAAATCAATCGTCGCGGATTCGGCGGACTGGGGGGCCGTGTCGTCGGCATTTGCCACCGAGGTCCCCAGAACCAGCATGCCAGCGGCAAGGGCAAAAACGAAACGGAAAAGACCCGCCGGAGAAAACGTAGGTTTTTCGAAAGTACCATCCACCTTCTTAGCGGTACGGCGCAAGCCGTCCGGCCCCCACGCTGGAAACCTTGCCCGTCGGCCGGTCGGTTGGTGTTGCTCCGGCAGCATTTTTAATGATCGCTCTCGCTCCTTCTTAGCGGTACGGCGCAAGCCGTCCGGCCCCCGCGCTGGAAACCTTGCCTGTCGGCTGGTCGGTTGGTGTTGCTCCGGCAGCATTTTTAATGCTCGCTCTCGCTCCTTCTTAGCGGTACGGCGCAAGCCGTCCGGCCCCCGCGATGGAAACCTTGCCCGTCTGCTGGTCGGTTCATCCCGATCCGCTACGGCAACGCCAGCGACTTCAAACTCCCCGCGTCCTATTCCACCAATGCGACAACCCAAACCGTGATCGCGGGTAACAGCTTTCGGATAGAGGATCCGCAGGCGAGGCATAGAGAATTTCCAAAAGCGTATTTGGGAGGTGGGACCCTTCTATTCTACTGCGATTTACAACTTAGAACAAACGAAACTGCGGCTACGGTTCCCGCTTGGCCCGTAGCAGATCTATAATCCGGGAAAACCGTTGTTATCGATCGATTCGCTGTTTCCGGGACACCTGTGATTAACGCCTCTGAAGACCCCGCCACCAATGACACCATCGACTCATCCGAGCTGCAACGGCTGCTGAAACAAGGAATTCGAGGGGAAGTCTACGTCGATGATGTTAGTCGGGGCGTTTATGCGACCGATGCGTCGTTGTTTCAGATGTTTCCTCGCTGTGTGGTCGTCCCTCGGGATCAGGCGGATCTCTGCCATGCGATGAAAATTGCTGCGGCTCATAAGATCTCGGTGACGCCGCGTGGGGGGGCGACTTCCCTCTCTGGGCAAACCTATGGGCCCGGGATCATCCTGGATGTTTCGAAGTACATGAACCAAGTCCTCGCGGTCGACGTGCAGGCTCAAACAGCGAGGGTTCAGCCGGGCGTCGTCCGCGATCAATTGAATGCGGCGGTCGCCGCGGATCAATTGCATTTCGCTCCTGATCCCGCGACCGGTTCACGAGCCACGATCGGGGGCATGATTGGAAACAATACGTGTGGGACTAGGAGCGTCGTTTATGGAAAAACGATTGACCACGTCCTTGCCTGCCGGGTTCTGTTGGCCGATGGAACGGTTGCTGAATTTGAGCAAGTGGAACCAGCGGTTTGGCAAGCAAGAGCGGCCGGGGAAAATGTCTCGGAGCGAGAAGCCGAACTCTATCGCGGAGTGACGGAGATCATTTCGGAGCACCATGATCAAATCCTTCAGCGATATCCCAAAGTGCTGCGACGGGTTTCCGGTTACAACCTGGATGAATTCGTCGACGGCGCAGGCTACACCGGGACGATCGGCCCGCGAGCCGAACAGAACCAGGGGAAACGGCCGTGGAATCTAAGCAACCTGATTGTTGGCAGCGAAGGAACCCTTGGCGTGGTCCTGGAGGCGACCGTACGCCTGACGCCCCTGCCCCAAGCCAGCGCGGTTTGTGTGGTCCATTTCAGCGAACTGTTGGATTCATTGAAGTATGTCGATGCGATGCTCCAGCACGAACCTTCGACGGTTGAACTGCTGGACGAAACGGTCATGCGCGAAGCCAAGGTCAATTCGGCAACGCAGCATATGTCGCACTTTATCGAAGGGGATCCTGCCGCCGTCCAGATCGTCGAATTCTTTGGCCAAGACCTGCCCGAGGCACAGCGACGCTGTGAACAATTTGCGACCGCGATGAAAGAGGCGGGGATCGGTTATTCATGGCCCGTGTTGTCGAAGCCGTCGGACGTTCACGATGTCTGGGAAACGCGGAAGCTGGGACTGGGGCTGATTTCCAATGTGCGTGGCGCCAATAAAGGGCGAGATTTTATCGAAGACGCCTGTGTCCCGACCGCTCATCTTGCGGAATACATTTCCAAAATCCAACAGTTGTGCACCGCCCAGGGGATCACCCGTTTAAGCCTGTACGCTCACGCGTCGGTTGGAGTCGTGCACGTTGTCCCTGCGCTCGATCTGCATCAGCATGCCGAAGCCGAAAAGATGCAGGCCATCGCGGATCAGGCTTTCCAGTGGGTGATGGAATATGGCGGGTCTTGGTCGGGCGAACATGGCGATGGACAATTGCGAGGGCAATATTTGCCTGCCATGTTTGGTGACGATCTGTATGAAGCCTTCCGCCAAGTCAAAAGGTTATTTGATCCCAACAACCTGATGAATCCAGGGAAGGTAATCGATTCTCAAACCCTGCTGGATAATCTGCGATACCAGCCGCCTGGCTATGCAGAAGCTGCCGAAAAATCCGAACAGGCGGCACTGTATAAGTACGCGGACCAAGGGGGCCTGCAGTTGGCCGTCGAGCAATGCAATGGCGTGGGAGCCTGCCGAAAAATCGGGAGTGGCACAATGTGTCCTTCGTACATGGCGACTCGCGACGAACAGCATTCGACGCGAGGACGAGCCAACGCGTTGCGGTTGGCAATGAGCGGGCAGTTAGAGGCAGATCCTCTGGAGGGATTGGCGTCGGATGGGCTGCATGACGTGCTTTCTCTCTGCTTGGCGTGCAAGGCTTGCAAAAGCGAATGTCCGAACGCTGTGGATATGGCGAAGCTGAAAAGTGAGGCTTTGCAGATTCGCCATGACCGCAAAGGAATTTCGCTGGGCGCAAAAGTGTTGGGCCGGATGCCGGATGCCGCCAAGCGTTTCGCTGGCTGGACCGGGAACATCGCCAACCTCACGAATTGGATTCCAGGTGGTCGGGCTCTGTTGCAACGAATGGTTGGGATCGATCGTCGGCGTCCGCTGCCGACCTTTGCCACGACAACCCTTGCACAATCGCTTCAGCGGGATCCTGTTCCGACCGGTCGGCGAGACCGTGGGCGGGTCGTGTTGTTCGACGATACGTACGCCAACTACTTTGAACCCAACCTGGGGCGTGCGGCTATCGGATTGTTAGAAGATGCGGGATACGAGGTCATTCTGGCAAAGGCCGGTTGCTGCCAGCGAACTCGGCTGAGCAAGGGACTGGTTCGTGAAGCCAAAAAGTACGGCGTTGAAGTCTTTCGTCGGTTGGACGTTTTTGCACAACAAGGGTTGCCGATCCTCTGCCTGGAACCTTCGTGTGCCTCCGCGTTGGTCGACGATCTTCCCGATTTGCTAGACGACCGAGAACTCGCCCAGCGGGTGGCCGGACAGATTCAGATGCTGGATGGCTTTTTGGATCGTGAGGGAATCGAAGTCGAATGCACGGAGGAATCGATTCTGTTGCATGGACACTGTCATCAGAAAGCGACCTTTGGAACCAGCGCGATCCATGCCCTATTGGGAGGCCCCGAATCGGGATGCTGCGAAGAAGTCGATTCGGGGTGTTGCGGGATGGCCGGATCGTTTGGCTACGAGCACTACGACCTGTCGCAGCAAGTTGGTGAAGACCGATTGTTTCCGGCGGTTCGCCAGGCGGTTGCAGAGGGGCGTGCCGTGGTTGCTTGTGGCATTTCATGTCGGCATCAACTAAAAGATTGTTTGGGGGTGGATGCCAAACACTTCGTTGAAGTGCTCCGCATCCGGTAGATCCAGACTGGTTTTGGACTACATCGTCGTTTCACTACTTGGATAAAAACCATGCCGACTAAGTTCCTGTTGCCATTTTTGACGTCAATGTTGCTGTTACCTTCCACACTTGTCTTTGCTCAGGATCGTGCGGAAATCCCACTTTGGCCGGCTGCGGCTCCAGGCGAAACCGGCGACGTTGAGCCCGAGCATGCGCTGCCAAAGCGTGAAAACGAAAACCCGCCAAAGCTGCGGATCGGCAATGTGTCGAAACCAGTGATGACACTTTTCAAACCGGAGAATCCGGACCCCAAAGGTACAACCGTAATCGTTGCTCCCGGAGGCGGTTATTCGATCTTGGCTTACAGCCACGAAGGATCCGAAATCTGTGAGTGGTTGAATTCGATCGGAGTGACCGCAGTCTTACTGAAGTATCGAGTCCCACGGCGAAGCGAAGAAAATTTTCACGAGCTGCCTCTGATGGACGCTCAGCGAGCGATCCGGATGGTCCGATCGAAGGCAGCCGAGTGGAATATCAATCCAGACCGGATTGGAATGTTGGGGTTCAGTGCCGGCGGCCATCTGACGGTGATGGCGGGGACCAATGGTGGTAAAGCTTCCTACGAAGCGGTCGACGAAATCGATCAGCTTAGTCCTCAGCTGAATTTCATGATCCCCATTTATCCCGCTTATTTGTTGAACAAAAAAACGAATCAGCTGAATACAAACATCGTGGTCAATAAAGATATCCCGCCGGCATTCATCGCGATCACTTTTGACGATTCAGAGCGAGCCGTGGGAGCGGCGATGTTGTTGGTCGCGATGAAGAAGGTTGACGTGCCCTGCGAACTGCACGTCTATCGCAACGGGGGCCATGGGTATGGGATGCGAGCTTCAAAGAACGCCGTATCGAAGTGGCCTGAATTGTGCCGCGACTGGTTCGCAGCATCCGGTCTGATCGAATAAAAGAGCAGGAAGCGGGTGAAGTTTGTCGCCTTTCGGGTTCCCCCGTCCCTCGCTGCCCAGCGTGTTGGGATTTCGACAGCCTGCGGACTCCTCTCTGCTCTAGGCCCGAAGGGTCGACACAATCTCTGCCGGGGGTGAAGCCCCCGGAGCAGCGAAATATAAATGAAGAAAGTCTGGCTCCCCTCGCCCCTAAGCGAGCTCTTTGGGGCGTAGTAAATCTCTGCTAGCTCATTGCGTGATCTCTGCCTCTTTTTTTGATTTAGTGAAGCTTGCTTGGGGGAGAGGGGCTGGGGGTGGACTGTCAAAAATCATTGCGGCGTGGCAAGCTGCGTACACTGCAGCATGTCAGACAACCCGGATTTTGAACGCTGTGAAACCGTATTTTCACCAGCACTTTGCGGTAAAAACGACCGTGAAACACATCGGTTTTGTCGGGGTGCGTCCAGGTCGACACCGACAAGTTTTTGACAGTCCAGGCTGGGGGAGAGGGGGAGATTTCCAGGCGGCGATTTTGCAGCGAAGAGGCGGTTAAAGCCTAGGATTTCAAGCGGTTATGCCACGCCTTGCCCA comes from the Roseimaritima multifibrata genome and includes:
- a CDS encoding HAD family hydrolase, which codes for MIVRTCLPFCLLFAAFLPLAFAVDPLPSWNDGPNKKAIIDFVEKVTKAGTPDFVPVEERISVFDNDGTLWCENPLPFQAIFAADELKTLLPDHPEWREDPSVKAFLKSDIAALSANHYKGLLEIIALTHAGITPDEFTARVKQWLATAKHPRFDRPFTECVYQPMLELLSYLRANDFQTWIVSGGGVDFMRVFAEGTYGIPPEQIIGSYSLVRFEMKDGKPVLTKTVDSLFIDDKGGKPVGIHTFLGRRPIAAFGNSNGDQAMIEYTTIDNPRPSFGLIVHHTDAEREYAYDANPKSTGKLTTALEVAPKYGWTVVDMKNDWKTILP
- a CDS encoding DUF1501 domain-containing protein; its protein translation is MTPQTRRHFFSQTSAGLGAAALASLEQRPAAGSQAVGGLPTLPHHEPKAKRAIYLFMSGAPSQMDMWDPKPAMADWYDKDLPESIRQGQRLTTMTSGQSRFPIAPSVYKFAPHGKDGTMVSELLPHMATKVDEISLVHSMHTEAINHDPAITYICTGDQLPGKASLGSWLSYGLGTENENLPAFLVMTASWSGRQQAQALYNRLWGNGFLPSKYQGVALRSSGDPVLYLSNPDGISPKIRRRMLDSLGRLNEAEYARLADPETNARIAQYEMAYRMQTSVPDLNNISDEPQHVLDLYGPDVTKPGSFANCCLMSRRMAERGVRFTQIFHRGWDQHGNLTGDLPKQCRDVDQPSAGLLTDLKQRGMLDETLVVWGGEFGRTIYCQGKLTKTNYGRDHHPKCFTIWLAGAGIKQGFVHGETDDFSYNIVRDGVHIRDLNATILNLMGIDHDRFIFPFKGLDQKLTGVEPASPISAIMS
- a CDS encoding DUF1553 domain-containing protein — protein: MPRLRILYPKAVTRDHGLGCRIGGIGRGEFEVAGVAVADRDEPTSRRARFPSRGPDGLRRTAKKERERALKMLPEQHQPTSRQARFPARGPDGLRRTAKKERERSLKMLPEQHQPTGRRARFPAWGPDGLRRTAKKVDGTFEKPTFSPAGLFRFVFALAAGMLVLGTSVANADDTAPQSAESATIDFNQDIRPILSNHCFACHGPDEEKRDSGLRLDTEEGLFEVVSRSDIDDSELWARVSSDDEEAQMPPSSFHKPLTEDQQAKLKLWIEEGAEYRAHWSFAPPQADPIAATQGSSAIDYLIAKRAEAAGLVLNGPEDPRRLFRRLTFDLTGLPPTPEQTSQFLADTSPEAYEKAVDRLLASPQYGEHMARFWLDLTRYGDTHGLHLDNYREMWPYRDWVIRAFNDNMPFDQFGIEQLAGDLLPNATLDQKIASGYNRLNVTTSEGGSIYDEVFFRNVVDRVDAFGTVFLGLTTQCSTCHDHKFDPITQRDYYSLYAFFNSLDGRALDGNVKDHPPNLPVPQPADIEQIEQVNAALAALALEARQPIDTVDSEQARWEAQLVENKDVQWQILHPDKLDAGKDSTLELEQTDTGIIKLGGKTPATATITLESVLPAQEGLRLVRLEVPTDTPEALAGLASNGNAVLSEIEIETKSEATGNDWLPVKFAYGEADFEQPDGKFALRFAYDGKIEKAEGWAIGGHQKPGPRVAWFATRGLLSEGGEARLRVRLKFESQFSEHLFGQIRLSVSDQIPQATEGKRLQQSDWQLAGPFPVESPSHAYPRQIGAVDYKTPPTAETAVRYRDQDFPWQSHPQFNDTISSDLPAAVDQPSVILLHRSITAPTDQQATLLLGTGDGVQVWLNGTRLAEVRGERPLVALESEYKLDLKKGENSLYLKIVNHSGNAGFSAALRSPAVVTPPQILATAKIPAEQRTVAQTEGLRSYYRQAFCLHPDWLALKDEQAGLVKRLEEINKAIPITLVWKETEEPRKANIMLRGLYDSPGEEVTRRVPEFLPPLPESAPNNRLGLAQWLFAPSHPLTSRVIVNRFWQQVFGTGIVKTSEDFGAQGDVPSHPKLLDHLAVDFQASGWDVKRMMKQIVMSDTYRRSSQVTPEILAKDPTNRLLARGPRFRLDAEMLRDQALAVSGLLIEEMGGPSVKPPQPDGLWFAVGYSGSNTVRFTADTGSKIYRRSLYTFWKRTSPPPQLSTFDAPSRESCTARRERTNTPLQALLLLNEPQYMTAAKRLASRANESEGTDPERLETIFQTIVARSPSDAEQKELLTLLGDLNASYEADPAAAKALVESENASLAAWTVLVNTLLNLDEVITK
- a CDS encoding leucine-rich repeat domain-containing protein, producing MKRYPESLLGMIVFVCTTALVAASTSAEDPPKLFPDAGLEAAVRAEVFEKRYNTEPLTKADVEKISQVVGRGKKIKNLEGLQHCPAVMLIDLKDNEIVDLKPLAELKRLQSVTLAGNKIKDIQPLKGLTAMQLLDLSGNEVSDLAPLEAMSNLRTLYVANNKLETVQPIAKLTKIWSLDASGNKLTDLSPVADLKWLTTLDVRNNQIKQLDPIANLPALKYLLISKNKIEDLAPLVKMCEADAKTAKRFAPYLNVYVGENPLNEEGKAKAFEALKAAGVKVVEK